In one window of Aquimarina spinulae DNA:
- a CDS encoding cupin domain-containing protein, which produces MNVIPFICCFIISTGLFAQTKSPILDFEPDQDYDNILVKKVYSDTHTSTFVIWIKKNVKPHKHIKHTEQVLVLEGKASVQLNDKEIIVQKGDWVTIPQQTIHAVKVLSKIPLKVISVQTPEFKGEDRVFIE; this is translated from the coding sequence ATGAATGTTATACCCTTTATTTGTTGTTTTATCATTTCAACAGGGCTTTTTGCACAAACTAAAAGTCCAATTCTGGATTTTGAACCGGATCAGGACTATGATAATATATTAGTTAAGAAAGTGTATAGCGATACACATACTTCGACTTTTGTAATATGGATTAAAAAGAATGTCAAACCTCATAAACATATAAAACATACCGAACAGGTATTAGTGTTAGAGGGTAAAGCAAGTGTACAATTAAATGATAAAGAAATTATAGTACAAAAAGGGGATTGGGTTACTATACCCCAACAAACTATACATGCAGTAAAAGTCTTATCCAAAATACCATTGAAAGTAATTTCTGTGCAAACCCCCGAATTTAAAGGAGAAGATCGGGTGTTTATAGAGTAA
- a CDS encoding class I SAM-dependent methyltransferase — MRQQRVQFLVLSVLILIVEMSYAQYKKTDWEERDTWMNVPEIFKLAEVEQGNAVADVGCHEGYFTMHLAQKVGESGKVYAVDVREDRIEKLNKHITDRKLRNIKTVVGDYDNPKLPNETLDVVVVMDTYHEMDDYMEILDHIKKSLKPGGRIVIIEKFKEHMLNTSRAEQTEAHTLSPKYVKKELQKAGFSITEEIKDFGKWKNESDKTIWVLVGVKHN; from the coding sequence ATGCGACAACAACGAGTACAGTTTTTGGTTTTGTCAGTTTTAATATTGATAGTAGAGATGAGTTATGCCCAATACAAAAAAACAGATTGGGAAGAAAGAGATACCTGGATGAATGTACCAGAAATCTTTAAACTTGCAGAAGTAGAACAAGGTAATGCAGTTGCAGATGTTGGTTGTCACGAAGGGTATTTTACGATGCATCTGGCTCAAAAAGTAGGAGAATCAGGAAAAGTCTATGCGGTAGATGTAAGAGAAGATAGGATCGAAAAATTAAATAAACACATTACAGATCGTAAGCTTAGAAATATAAAAACTGTAGTTGGAGATTATGATAACCCTAAATTACCAAATGAAACACTAGATGTAGTTGTTGTAATGGATACATATCATGAGATGGATGATTACATGGAAATTCTTGATCATATAAAAAAATCTCTTAAACCAGGAGGAAGGATTGTTATCATTGAAAAATTTAAAGAACATATGCTCAATACATCAAGGGCAGAGCAGACAGAAGCACATACGTTATCTCCAAAATATGTGAAAAAAGAACTACAAAAAGCTGGATTTTCGATCACTGAAGAAATTAAGGATTTTGGGAAATGGAAAAATGAATCCGATAAAACAATATGGGTTTTAGTAGGAGTAAAACATAACTAA
- a CDS encoding serine hydrolase domain-containing protein: MIKIILIIALFVLNQIYAQNNDNEEHINSLTCELNTLQKQGYINGFSVAIVNRDAVLYKKGFGYADVSKQKKYTTNTIQNIASVSKTLIGIALMKAQEQGKLNLDDPINMHLPFSVINPHYPKVPITIRHLATHTSTILDTKYYDKSYILKNNSDFGKGILKKQYRIFNDPDEKMTISDFVKKTLVKDQEWYRKRNYIKNIPGAIFKYSNVGATLAAYIIECTTGIPYDEYTKTYIIKPLGMDASGWSFDTIEMDNHSVLYASSIDSLPKYSLITYPDGGLLTDTNDFGKYLIELIKGYYGAGTLLDKSSYTELFKEQLSSENLPNRNAKNPYNDEYNSGIFMGITPAGYIGHTGSDPGTGTYMFFNPKSGIGKVLTVNTSIDTKEDYRQFKSIINAIEKYEELIKQSKIDMQ, translated from the coding sequence ATGATAAAGATAATTCTAATAATAGCCCTGTTTGTGTTAAACCAGATTTATGCACAAAATAATGATAATGAAGAGCACATTAACTCTTTGACCTGTGAATTAAATACGCTACAAAAACAAGGGTATATTAACGGTTTTTCTGTCGCTATTGTAAATAGAGATGCTGTTCTATATAAAAAAGGGTTTGGATATGCAGATGTATCAAAACAAAAGAAATACACCACCAATACTATACAAAATATAGCTTCGGTTTCTAAAACATTAATTGGTATTGCTCTAATGAAAGCCCAGGAACAAGGAAAATTAAATCTTGATGATCCCATAAATATGCATTTACCTTTTAGTGTTATCAACCCTCATTACCCAAAAGTACCTATTACAATTCGGCATTTGGCAACGCATACTTCTACTATTCTGGATACAAAATATTATGATAAATCTTACATACTGAAAAACAATTCTGATTTTGGTAAAGGCATATTAAAAAAACAGTATAGAATTTTTAATGATCCGGATGAAAAAATGACCATATCTGATTTTGTAAAAAAGACACTTGTAAAAGATCAAGAGTGGTATCGAAAAAGAAATTATATAAAGAATATACCTGGAGCTATTTTTAAGTATAGCAATGTAGGAGCTACATTGGCTGCTTACATTATTGAATGTACAACAGGAATTCCTTATGATGAATATACCAAGACATATATTATAAAACCTTTAGGAATGGATGCATCTGGCTGGTCGTTTGATACTATAGAAATGGATAATCACTCTGTGCTCTATGCCAGTTCTATAGATAGTTTACCAAAATATTCTCTTATTACTTATCCCGATGGCGGTTTATTAACAGATACAAACGATTTTGGCAAGTATCTTATTGAATTAATTAAAGGGTATTATGGAGCAGGTACTTTACTTGATAAAAGCAGTTATACAGAACTATTTAAGGAACAACTTTCTTCTGAAAATTTACCAAATAGAAATGCAAAAAACCCATACAATGATGAGTATAATAGTGGTATTTTTATGGGAATAACTCCTGCTGGTTATATAGGGCATACTGGTAGTGATCCAGGAACTGGAACATATATGTTTTTTAATCCGAAAAGCGGAATAGGAAAAGTACTAACAGTCAACACCTCAATCGACACAAAAGAAGATTATAGACAGTTTAAGTCCATAATAAACGCTATAGAAAAATACGAAGAGCTTATAAAACAATCAAAGATAGATATGCAATAG
- a CDS encoding helix-turn-helix domain-containing protein has product MTLILDFILVVGITITVLILFLLIKSKEKQVPKYLLTILFVFLLFVSIFFYADLHDIDVLQHISFVPFDTTQWLIGPLLFLYIKSLFLKKEKLIKSTIIHFIPFGIYLGFISIPELISDIVEKTIFDYLDFYFEHSIIEAELANLYTLSYLFLSFKLFSRYRKAMKANYSNLTEKDFGWIKHLLVGSSIVISIDLILLLYQHIFDYEDFDYSYIPVIAMIFLISYLGYYGINQSKVLLPDFLIHEDTPETTKKERIHHLSNSTNAELSELRLKLEQVLKNEKPYLDEELTLIKLAQLIPTTDKKLSALLNQYMNVSFYVIINSYRVEAVKEKMNSKEYANYTLLGIAYECGFSSKTSFNRIFKKETGFSPSAYKNNL; this is encoded by the coding sequence ATGACCTTAATTCTGGATTTTATCTTAGTAGTTGGTATTACTATTACCGTTTTAATTCTATTTTTATTGATAAAATCAAAGGAAAAACAAGTACCAAAGTACCTGCTTACCATTTTATTTGTTTTTTTATTATTTGTTTCTATATTTTTTTATGCTGATTTACATGATATTGATGTATTACAACATATCAGTTTTGTTCCTTTTGATACTACACAGTGGTTAATAGGCCCTTTATTGTTTTTATATATCAAATCCTTGTTCCTTAAAAAGGAAAAACTAATTAAGAGTACCATAATACATTTTATCCCTTTCGGTATTTATCTTGGGTTTATTTCAATTCCTGAATTAATATCAGACATAGTTGAAAAAACAATTTTTGATTATTTAGATTTTTATTTCGAACACTCCATCATAGAAGCAGAACTAGCCAATTTATATACTCTTTCCTATCTATTTTTATCATTCAAACTGTTTTCCAGATACAGGAAAGCTATGAAAGCTAACTATTCAAACCTTACAGAAAAAGATTTTGGGTGGATTAAGCACCTATTGGTAGGAAGTAGTATAGTTATTAGTATTGATTTGATACTATTGCTATATCAACATATTTTTGATTACGAGGATTTCGACTATAGCTATATACCTGTGATAGCAATGATATTCCTCATTTCTTATCTAGGTTATTATGGTATAAACCAATCAAAAGTATTGTTACCCGATTTTTTAATCCATGAAGATACTCCTGAAACTACCAAAAAAGAACGCATTCATCACTTATCAAATTCGACTAATGCAGAACTTTCTGAACTAAGATTAAAGTTAGAACAGGTACTAAAAAATGAAAAACCATATCTGGATGAAGAGCTTACTCTTATTAAATTAGCCCAGCTTATACCAACAACCGACAAAAAACTCTCTGCCCTTTTAAATCAATACATGAATGTTTCTTTTTATGTTATAATTAATTCATATCGTGTAGAAGCAGTAAAAGAAAAAATGAATTCAAAAGAGTATGCCAATTACACTCTTTTAGGAATCGCCTATGAATGTGGTTTTAGCTCCAAAACCAGTTTTAACAGGATATTTAAAAAAGAAACAGGGTTTTCTCCTTCAGCATATAAAAATAACTTGTAA
- a CDS encoding DUF779 domain-containing protein, translated as MISRIKITDAAKAVIDTLTAKHGELMFHQSGGCCDGSSPMCFQKGELMINETDIWLGNIHGCDFYMSEDQFEYWKHTQLTIDIVKGRGSSFSLEIPMGIRFVIKSRIYTEQEMRELSAIHVGEI; from the coding sequence ATGATATCACGTATTAAGATTACCGATGCAGCAAAAGCTGTAATCGATACCCTTACTGCAAAACACGGGGAGCTGATGTTTCATCAAAGCGGAGGATGCTGCGATGGCTCCTCCCCGATGTGTTTTCAAAAAGGAGAATTGATGATTAATGAAACAGACATCTGGCTGGGCAATATCCATGGTTGTGACTTTTATATGTCTGAAGACCAATTTGAATATTGGAAACATACACAATTAACTATAGATATTGTAAAAGGTAGAGGGTCTAGTTTTTCACTCGAAATTCCTATGGGAATTCGTTTTGTAATCAAATCAAGAATATATACCGAACAAGAAATGAGAGAACTAAGTGCTATCCACGTTGGTGAAATATAG
- a CDS encoding aldehyde dehydrogenase family protein, which translates to MSISQASPKSKMERPNFKDQYDNYIGGKWTSPVKGLYFENISPVDGVSFTKVARSTSEDIELAIDAAWTAAPEWNNSSATFRSNCLLKIATVLEENLEVLARAETWDNGKALRETLAADLPLAIDHFRYFAGVIRAEEGSVSELDANTVSINVPEPLGVVGQIIPWNFPLLMATWKIAPALAAGNCVILKPAEQTPVGIMILMELIEGILPAGVLNVVNGFGVEAGKPLASSPRINKIAFTGETTTGQLIMQYASKNIIPVTLELGGKSPNIFFESIMEADDEFFDKSLEGAVMFALNQGEVCTCPSRILIQESIYDQFIERVIERTEAIKLGHPLDPETMMGAQASNDQYEKILNYLSIGKEEGCEVLTGGESAYIEGLENGYYIQPTLLKGNNKMRVFQEEIFGPVACVTTFKDQAEAIEIANDTLYGLGAGVWTRDTHQAYQVSRAVQAGRVWVNCYHTYPAHAPFGGYKKSGIGRETHKMMLNHYRQTKNMLISYDKKAMGFF; encoded by the coding sequence ATGAGTATCTCACAAGCATCCCCTAAAAGTAAAATGGAAAGACCAAACTTTAAGGACCAATATGATAATTATATTGGAGGAAAATGGACCTCACCAGTAAAAGGCCTATATTTTGAAAACATCTCTCCGGTTGACGGGGTTAGTTTTACCAAAGTGGCTCGTTCTACCAGTGAGGATATAGAACTTGCAATTGACGCTGCATGGACAGCTGCACCAGAGTGGAACAATTCTTCTGCCACATTTCGTAGTAACTGTTTATTAAAAATTGCAACAGTATTAGAAGAAAATCTAGAAGTATTAGCTCGGGCAGAAACTTGGGATAATGGAAAAGCATTACGCGAAACTCTTGCTGCAGATCTTCCGCTGGCGATTGATCATTTTAGATATTTTGCAGGAGTAATTCGTGCCGAAGAAGGCTCGGTTAGTGAACTCGACGCCAATACGGTATCTATAAATGTACCAGAACCTCTGGGAGTTGTTGGGCAAATTATCCCATGGAATTTCCCTTTATTAATGGCCACCTGGAAAATTGCCCCAGCATTGGCTGCCGGAAACTGTGTTATTTTAAAACCAGCAGAACAAACTCCTGTAGGGATTATGATCTTAATGGAACTTATCGAAGGGATACTTCCTGCTGGTGTTCTTAATGTAGTAAATGGTTTTGGAGTTGAAGCAGGTAAACCGTTAGCATCAAGTCCACGTATTAATAAAATAGCCTTTACAGGGGAAACTACTACAGGGCAGCTTATCATGCAATATGCATCAAAAAATATTATTCCGGTAACTCTGGAGCTTGGAGGAAAATCGCCAAATATCTTTTTTGAAAGTATTATGGAGGCCGATGATGAGTTTTTTGATAAATCTTTAGAAGGAGCAGTAATGTTTGCTCTTAATCAAGGAGAGGTATGTACTTGTCCTTCTAGAATTTTAATTCAGGAAAGTATATATGACCAATTTATAGAACGTGTTATTGAACGTACAGAAGCTATTAAATTAGGGCATCCATTAGACCCCGAAACGATGATGGGAGCTCAGGCTTCTAATGATCAATATGAAAAAATACTAAACTATCTTTCTATTGGAAAAGAAGAAGGGTGCGAAGTATTAACAGGAGGAGAATCTGCCTATATCGAAGGGCTCGAAAATGGGTATTATATACAACCTACGCTTCTAAAAGGAAATAACAAAATGCGTGTATTTCAGGAAGAAATCTTTGGTCCTGTAGCATGTGTTACTACGTTTAAAGATCAGGCAGAAGCTATTGAGATAGCTAACGATACATTATATGGATTAGGTGCTGGAGTATGGACTCGCGATACTCACCAGGCTTATCAGGTTTCGAGAGCAGTACAGGCAGGTCGTGTTTGGGTAAATTGCTATCATACCTATCCAGCACATGCTCCTTTTGGAGGGTATAAAAAATCTGGTATTGGTAGAGAAACCCACAAAATGATGCTTAATCACTATCGCCAGACTAAAAATATGCTCATATCTTACGATAAAAAAGCGATGGGCTTTTTCTAA